The Bacteroidales bacterium genome contains the following window.
GGTTTCAGGCAGATTATGATGTAATAGGTGGAAGGTATTGCCGTGGCGCTGCTGCAAACGGTGGCGGTGGCGGTAATGCTCACAACCATGGCGGTGGCGGCGGGGCTAATGCAGGAGATACTTCGTTATGGACAGGCAAGGGTATTCCTGATATAAGTACAGCTAACTGGGCTCAAGCATGGGAACTTGAAGAAACTGGTTTTTCCACCTCATCATCATCCGGTGGTGGCAGAGGTGGTTATTCTTTTTCATCTAAAAATTTAAATGCACTTACTGTAGGACCATGGACACCAACAAATCAAATTATCGCATGGGGCGGTGATTTTCGCTGTACTCGAGGAGGGTTAGGTGGCAGACCCTTAGACTATAGTACCGGAAGAATTTTTATGGGTGGCGGTGGAGGCAGCGGCAACGAAAATGACGGCTATGGTTCTTCCGGGGCAAATGGTGGCGGAATTATTTTAATACAATCATATGGAACTATTTCCGGTTCAGGACAAATATTAAGCAATGGCGCTAACGCAGCAAATGCAACATCTGGTAATGGTATTTCAAATTCTTATTCTGATGCTGCCGGTGGTGGTGGTGCAGGCGGAACTATTTTACTAAAATCTGTTGGAAATATTTCTGGTATCAATGCTTGTGCTAACGGAGGCAAAGGTGGAAATCAGGTAATCGCATCAACAAATACCACATTGCAGGCTGAAGGACCCGGTGGCGGCGGTGGCGGCGGATATATTGCCATTACTAACGGCACAATCACACGTACAGCAACAGGCGGAAATAATGGAACAACAAATTCTACCAGCCTCACCGAATTCCCGCCAAATGGTGCTACCAAAGGTAGTGCTGGCATCAACAATGCATTTGCTTCTATTTATTATATCATTGCTGAAGATGATTCCATATGTGAAGGAAATACGGCAACGCTTACAGCATCTATAGGAGGAACACCACTACAGGGAACAACAATCATTTGGTACGATGCAATAGTTGGAGGAAATATTTTGGGTACCGGTGCAACTTTTACTACGCCTGTACTTAATACCACAACAACATATTATGTTGGAACATGCCCGGGAACATATCATCAACCGGTTATTGTCTACGTTAACAATATAAAAGCGGATGCAGGATCTGATGTTACTATTTGCAACGGTGCCAGCACATACTTAAATGCAACGGGCGGAACCATTTATTCATGGTCTCCTTCTACTGGTTTAAATAATGCATCAATAGCAAATCCTGTTGCTTCACCAACTTCAACGACTACATATGTTGTAACAATTACTGATGCAGTTGGATGTTCTGCAACAGATGATGTTATTGTTACTTTAAGCGGCTCAATAAATGCCAACGCAGGATTGGATGTTACAATTTGTCCTAATACTACTACAACTTTAAATGCTTTAGGTGGAGATACCTATTCATGGTCACCTGCAGCCAGCCTTAGCAGTACTACAATTGCCAATCCGGTTGCAAGCCCTAATTCCACAACTACTTATACTGTTACGATATCAAACACCGCAGGATGTTCTGTTGTTGATTCAGTTATTGTAAATGTTCTTCAACCAGTTCCTGCTAATGCAGGTCAAGACACAACAATATGTACATCAACCAGTGCACAGCTTAATGCTACCGGAGGAATAATGTACAACTGGTCACCAGCAACAGGATTAAGCAATGCTGCAATTGCCAACCCTATTGCCTCACCCTTATCTCCAATTACGTATACTGTATTAGTTACTGATAATAACGGATGTTCTGAAACCGATGATATTTTTATTGATGTGTCTTCATCATTAAATGTTAGTATCATTCCAACTTCAACAAATATTTGCCCCGGTGAAAATATTTCACTTTCAGCAAATGGAGGTTCAAATTACACATGGTCTGCTGATTCTATAACGCCATCTGCAAATGGAGCAATTATAACTGTTTCCCCTCTGGTAACTTCAACATATACGGTAACGGCTACATCAACCGGAGGATGCTCGGGATCAGCAACTGTAACCATTAATGTGAATCCAAGCATTCCTGTTACGGTTACACCCTCGGACACCAATATCTGTCCCGGCTCTTCTGTTCAATTAATAGCAACAGGCGCCAACAGTTATACATGGGCTTCTTCTTCAACGCTATCTTCAACAAACGGAAATATAGTAACCGCTTCACCTATAACAACAGAAATATATACTGTTACAGGAACAAGCTTATCAGGTTGTACCGGCAGTGCATCAGTTACTGTTAATGTAGGTACTTCATTAACTGCAACAACCTCTTCAACAAATGCAAATTGCGGACAACCTAATGGAACAGTTTCAGTAATACCATCAGGCGGAAGTGGCTTACCATATGATTATACATGGAATACTTCACCGATACAAACAACGCAGACAGCAACCAAT
Protein-coding sequences here:
- a CDS encoding gliding motility-associated C-terminal domain-containing protein; this translates as MKIKNILILSLFIFSSFFCFSQRSKDGSKTITAANTVVNEYTSLTSNANAGATSISVAASGLNSNNRFSGSLSAGDLIMIIQVQGASISTGAQELYWGQITNYNNCGLYEFAQVLSVPNSTTINIECSLTNNYTASGHTVVVRMPRYSSLTVNSGGVLTCDTWNGTTGGILAVEIEVATTIISGGSIDVSGKGFRGGLISNNTKTALGIGEYYFPKDTFGSEKGEGIAGFQADYDVIGGRYCRGAAANGGGGGNAHNHGGGGGANAGDTSLWTGKGIPDISTANWAQAWELEETGFSTSSSSGGGRGGYSFSSKNLNALTVGPWTPTNQIIAWGGDFRCTRGGLGGRPLDYSTGRIFMGGGGGSGNENDGYGSSGANGGGIILIQSYGTISGSGQILSNGANAANATSGNGISNSYSDAAGGGGAGGTILLKSVGNISGINACANGGKGGNQVIASTNTTLQAEGPGGGGGGGYIAITNGTITRTATGGNNGTTNSTSLTEFPPNGATKGSAGINNAFASIYYIIAEDDSICEGNTATLTASIGGTPLQGTTIIWYDAIVGGNILGTGATFTTPVLNTTTTYYVGTCPGTYHQPVIVYVNNIKADAGSDVTICNGASTYLNATGGTIYSWSPSTGLNNASIANPVASPTSTTTYVVTITDAVGCSATDDVIVTLSGSINANAGLDVTICPNTTTTLNALGGDTYSWSPAASLSSTTIANPVASPNSTTTYTVTISNTAGCSVVDSVIVNVLQPVPANAGQDTTICTSTSAQLNATGGIMYNWSPATGLSNAAIANPIASPLSPITYTVLVTDNNGCSETDDIFIDVSSSLNVSIIPTSTNICPGENISLSANGGSNYTWSADSITPSANGAIITVSPLVTSTYTVTATSTGGCSGSATVTINVNPSIPVTVTPSDTNICPGSSVQLIATGANSYTWASSSTLSSTNGNIVTASPITTEIYTVTGTSLSGCTGSASVTVNVGTSLTATTSSTNANCGQPNGTVSVIPSGGSGLPYDYTWNTSPIQTTQTATNLAAGTYTVTVSCGGCSISVTATVDNSNGPTVTTTLISNAGCGIANGSVSATVSGGSAPYAYLWSNGITDSTLTNVASGTYYITVRDAAGCISSASVIISSLPGPSVSVASITNATCYLPNGEAIVNVTGTGPYTYSWNSVPVQTTDTLQNVPEGSYTVTVTDAGGCSSSINVNITQSGGLALSTSSTNEDCRLLNGTATVVATSGSGNYSYTWSTNPVQSTATITGIGSGLYTVTVTDGICTVTSDIAIQSNPGPTADFSLDPNVINSGEMVNFYDSSSGNVVSWDWEFGDGHSSSVLQNPFHEFTKDGYYLVTLIITDDRGCTDSTDEWVQVNDISTFYIPSSFTPNGDGKNDLFMPIGINFNSENYEMSIYDRWGKLIFHTATWGEGWNGTYNNEGGYDDVVMDVYIYKITRLINGRKHDDYGRVTIFF